The following are from one region of the Quercus robur chromosome 1, dhQueRobu3.1, whole genome shotgun sequence genome:
- the LOC126726126 gene encoding fasciclin-like arabinogalactan protein 12, which yields MTKQTVFSLSILLLFFFHCITTLGQPAAAPAQPANAPVQPANAPIQPATPPVVQPAKAPAPVQSAKVPPIKKGVPDVTKILGKAGGFSVFIRLLKSTGVSDQLYGQLNNSNNGFTIFAPTDAAFSSLKAGTINSLSDLQKTQLVQFHILNTVVTLSNFQTLSNPVPTEAGDTSAGEFPLTVTTAGNQVNISTILVNTTLGGTVYSDNQLDIYQVDQVLLPVDIFSPKPKHKAPASAPTLSKPKSTDNDDDADTDTPSVAAKVNASGAVSLNRHGILVSIGVAVIASLSRRDLMA from the coding sequence aTGACAAAACAGACTGTCTTCTCCCTCTCAATTTTACTCCTATTTTTCTTCCATTGCATCACAACTTTAGGCCAGCCGGCTGCAGCTCCGGCCCAGCCAGCAAATGCTCCAGTCCAGCCTGCTAATGCTCCAATACAGCCCGCCACTCCGCCAGTGGTTCAGCCTGCCAAGGCCCCAGCCCCAGTCCAGTCAGCCAAGGTCCCACCCATAAAGAAAGGTGTCCCTGATGTAACCAAAATCCTTGGAAAGGCCGGTGGGTTCTCAGTCTTTATCCGCCTCTTAAAAAGTACCGGAGTGTCTGACCAATTATACGGCCAGCTCAACAATTCAAATAATGGGTTTACCATCTTTGCTCCTACTGATGCTGCATTTTCCAGCCTCAAAGCGGGCACTATAAACTCATTGTCCGACCTACAAAAGACCCAACTAGTACAATTTCACATATTAAACACAGTTGTTACTCTGTCAAATTTCCAAACTCTGAGCAATCCTGTGCCCACAGAGGCTGGAGATACCAGTGCCGGTGAGTTTCCACTAACCGTGACCACTGCTGGCAACCAAGTGAACATCTCTACTATTCTTGTTAATACCACGTTGGGTGGAACTGTGTATTCGGATAACCAGCTTGATATATATCAAGTGGATCAAGTGCTTCTTCCTGTTGACATTTTTAGTCCTAAGCCTAAGCATAAGGCACCAGCCTCGGCACCAACATTGTCAAAGCCTAAGAGTACggacaatgatgatgatgcagATACAGATACTCCGTCTGTTGCTGCGAAAGTGAATGCGTCTGGTGCAGTGAGTCTCAACAGGCATGGAATATTGGTGTCCATTGGAGTTGCTGTGATTGCATCATTGTCACGAAGGGACTTGATGGCATAA